GCGGCTCACCCCGATGCGCGGGCCCGGCTATCTCGCGGTGAAGATCGCGTCCGCGATGGCGATGGCGTTGCCGGTGGTCGTGGTGATCTTCGTGGCCGGCGCGGTGCGCGGGGTGCAGCTCACCGCGGCGCAGTGGCTGCTCAGCGGGGTCTCGTTGTGGCTCGGCGCGCTCCCGTTCGCGGTGCTCGGGCTGCTGCTCGGCCTGTTCGGCAAGGGCGACACGGTGGGTGCGATGACCGGGGCGCTGATGCTGCCGCTCGGCGTGTTCGGCGGGTTGTGGATGCCGCTCGCGTTCCTGCCGGAATGGATGTCCGCGCTCGCGCGCTTCTTCCCTACGTACTGGCTCGGCCGCGTCGGCACGCTTCCGGTGGACCACGCCGGCGGGCTCGGTCTCGCGGTCGGCGTGCTGGCCGCGTGGCTGGTCGTGCCCGCGCTCGTGGTGGTGCGGCGGTTCCGGCTGGGCCCGGTGAAGGTCGCGTGACGTGTTAGCTTCCGTGCTGCATGCGGGGTCAGTACGGGGGAAGGGCGGTCCGGGGTGAACAACGACGCGGGGGACCCCGTCGAGGACGAGGGCGAGCCGCTGTCCGCGGCGGAGTCGCTCGAACTCATCGCCCTTCAGCACGAGCGGACGCGCCGGGAGCTGCGAGTCAGCCCGGCGCGTCTGCTCGGCGTCTGGGCGTTCACCTGGCTCTTCGGCTGGGGCCTCGTCTACCTCTCCGACGAGCGGTCGGCGGCGCTGCTGCCCGGCTGGGTCGCGGGCCTCGTCGTCGCGGTGCTCATGGCGGGCGCGATCGCCTATTCCGCTTGGCACGGCAGCAAACCCAGCCGGGGCATCCGCGGCCCGTCCCGGCGGATCGGCGCGATGTACGGCTGGTCGTGGGGGATCTCGTTCGCCGCGCTGTGCCTGATCGACATCCGGGTCACCAAACTCCTTCCCGAAGGCTCCGACCTCGTGCCGCTGCTGTGGTCGGGCACCTCGCTGCTGCTGACCGGCGCGCTCTACCTGGCGGGCGGGATGCTGTGGCAGGACCTGCGGCAGTACTTCCTCGGCGGCTGGATCATCG
The nucleotide sequence above comes from Amycolatopsis sp. AA4. Encoded proteins:
- a CDS encoding ABC transporter permease, encoding MNLVYLRLEILRIVRSPQFALFTIAVPLGMFLLFGGLFGDQVGPGGIKASVTTMINMGAYGAMSGALFTGTRVATERTDGWQRQLRLTPMRGPGYLAVKIASAMAMALPVVVVIFVAGAVRGVQLTAAQWLLSGVSLWLGALPFAVLGLLLGLFGKGDTVGAMTGALMLPLGVFGGLWMPLAFLPEWMSALARFFPTYWLGRVGTLPVDHAGGLGLAVGVLAAWLVVPALVVVRRFRLGPVKVA